From Lolium perenne isolate Kyuss_39 chromosome 5, Kyuss_2.0, whole genome shotgun sequence, a single genomic window includes:
- the LOC127299198 gene encoding uncharacterized protein, which yields MAFSKPLAFLLLLAVAATATCAAGQQDCSGHKVTVQNLCGHDLNLGIAPVADSKLLFSNGMLLPHGNHQSFDVCAWTGSVSAQGAAVAKFHLGHDGGAYYEVSTDQASSAIHVSVTPHGNPLLGHCPTAGCNEDKCFEHSVPGGNCHGVSEMKVVYYKKH from the coding sequence ATGGCTTTCTCCAAGCCCCTTGCCTTCCTCCTGCTGCTGGCGGTGGCAGCGACGGCGACGTGCGCCGCCGGGCAGCAGGACTGCAGCGGACACAAGGTGACGGTGCAGAACCTGTGCGGGCACGACCTGAACCTGGGCATCGCCCCCGTCGCCGACAGCAAGCTCCTCTTCAGCAACGGGATGCTCCTCCCGCACGGGAACCACCAGTCCTTCGACGTGTGCGCGTGGACGGGGAGCGTGTCGGCGCAGGGCGCCGCCGTGGCCAAGTTCCACCTCGGCCACGACGGCGGCGCCTACTACGAGGTGAGCACGGACCAGGCGAGCTCCGCCATCCACGTCTCCGTCACGCCGCACGGCAACCCGCTGCTGGGCCACTGCCCCACCGCCGGCTGCAACGAGGACAAGTGCTTCGAGCACTCCGTCCCCGGCGGCAACTGCCACGGCGTCTCCGAGATGAAGGTCGTCTACTACAAGAAGCACTAG